AGTATAGGTTTCTCAGGTTGTGTACGATACAAAGTCTCGGCATGTATTTTGAGTATTTGATTGCGCCATTCAGCTGGATTGCTTCGTTGTCTTTCTTTTAAGATTTGCGGCCAGTTTTGTGTGACAATGCTAAGAAAATCGAGCGTTATTTGCCACCATTCGGCGACCATATCGGGTGCAATATCTTTAAGCTTTGACCAATTTGCTGCTTCTGTTTCAATTTCATCCATCAAGTGTGCTAAATCTTGTGCAAGCCAAATTGCATCGGCAGTATGAGTAGGAATAAGCACATCTTCTGTGCCAAACATGGTCCGCAAATGAGCAGGTAAATTTTCACGCCAAGGACGAATGAGGCGTGCTAAAAGCAGAAGACGTTCAATTTCTCCAAGTGGAGGATTTAAAGTGTTGGGATGGTTTTCAACAAAAAGGAAACTATCTTCGTCCACATCTCCTAAGGGGCGAATGGCTGGCAAGAAGGTTGATTTTGTGTCACTTCTTTCAGCAAAAGCTGTACGCAAAGCGCGAGCAGCACGGCGTGTTGGAACATAGATGAGGGTATCTGCAAGAGCAGTTTGTACATCTCCATCTGGTGCAAAGTTATCAAGAAGAGCACCCGAGAGCAGTGAATCGACGAAATGCGGTAAAAAAGAAGTTCCCGGAGAAATAGAAAAGATACGTGGTTTATAAATCATGTGATCTCATTTGGAACACTTGGAAAAATTCTATCTTATAGATTATTTGCATTATTCCTACTGTATACAATTTTCACAGTGGGAAAAACTGAAAAGCTGCATTTGCATCTAGATTTTTGACTTTGATTTATGAAAAAAACATTGAAACGCATCATGTAGTCTAGATCATCGCATGAAGATATAAAAAACTTTTTTAATATTATTCAATAAGGAATTAGCTAGGCTTTTTGTTTAGCCTAAACAAGAGATAAAGGAGCAAATATTAAAGTTTTGATCTGTAAACATATTGGAAATTTTTGAGCGTGATAAAAAAGAAACTTACTGCTTTTACAGTACAATATGAAAATGCTCTCTCTATACTACGCTTTTTTAAGAAAAATTGATCCACACCATTGCAATATCTAAGCTAGACTTAAAGAATGATCTAGTGGATAAGATTCGTTAATCTTCATCAAAGATTTGGAAAAAAATGGAAGCAGATATGTATATCTATTCCTAGTTTTTTGCCCCTCACTTTTTAGGAGCATAGGACGATTGCATCAGAGATGAGCAATCCCATAAAAGGAGAAGTTTTTATCAAAGAGGCGATAGGTGTGAAGCGGTCACGTTTATTAAAGGATGCTTCAACAAAGTAGCATTCTTTATAAAAATGTTCACCATCGTTGTGTTGTGCTATTTTGCAGTTTGGTTTGGATGAGAAGAAAGAACAAGGATGCATTTTGTTTCCTCATCCCTTCTGTTCATGCATCTGAACATAACTTCTATCATCTCCCTAACAACTGGTGTATTTTCCTCTCCATCAACAAACAAGCTGCTTGGATAACTGCATTCCAGTCCTCTGTTCTTAAGAAGAAAACACAAAGCTTAGCTCAAGGTTATTGACCACAGCAAAGCACTTCAGGGTCAAATCTTGGCCCTGCTTTTTGCAACATTTCCCTCTCATGCTGCCCTTTCTCTTTCTATAATAGCCCACAATACAATCTATAGTTTCCCACACAGGAAGAAGTGAGGACAAAGAAAGGTAATATCACTCCTCACAGATTACCATCATAGTTCGTACACTTAGGAAGAAGCCAGTCTGGCACCATCATTATTTTTGCCAACAACCCCCAATGGTGCAGACAGCTCTTGCATTGAGACGGTTCCTAAGAGGCATTTTTACTCTTTTCTTCAATATTTTTATCCACACAGCCAATCCGGCTTGTGACGTGGAAGCGAATAGTTTTGTTTGATCCAACATAAACAGGTTTGAAACGAGAGTATCTTAAGTATCTCATGATTATCTTTATAAACAAGATCTTGTACGAAGTTGATAAGCGCTTCCCAAACTGGATGCCAACGGTTTTTCTAGCACCAACCAGGACTATAACATTGATCGATGGATACTATGCCACTTACCATGGATACATGGATACATGGATGTACCTCATTTACCTGACGAAAGGGGAAACTCTCATCCTTGACTTCTGGCTTTTAAAATAAAATGAATGCTTTCAACAAAAAACGGGTAGGGTTTTCAGTACTCACGCCTATCCTAACAGACTTACCATCCGTAAACGGTAAATCTTTTGCTGATTGCTGCACTGTATTGATGGAAGACTTCTGCTAGTAATACGCCTTTTTTATAAATGGAACGCTTTACAAATGGGATATTACCACCAATCCATTCTGATTTCATAATCTTAACTTAAGCTATAAAACCGAGGCTCTGTAGCGGAAACAGATTACCTTAAGAAAGGTCGTCTTGAAAGGTTAAGAGTTAAGGTGTTTCTTGTGCTTTTGAAAGGAGACCTATATCCTGATAAAAGCTTTGTAAAGGCGCAAGAATTGGGTGAGAAAGATTACGGGCGAGATAATCCTGCACATCGGGAAGATGTTTAAGATAAGATGATTTTCCATCACGTTGTTGAAAGCAGACAAAAATCCCGAGAATTTTCGAAGCGCGCTGAGCACCTGCAAATGCGTAAAGCTTACGAAATTTATCTTCATCAAAAGGTCGTGACGCTTGATGACGTGCAATGCAATAAGCGTCGAGAATTTTTGCTTCGAGTGTTGGTGAAATAAACAGACGTGCATCTTGTGCTAAAGAGACAAGGTCATAGGCTGTTGGCCCTTTTAAGCCGTCTTGAAAATCAAGAAGACCAATGCGATCAGTTCCTTCTTTGTGTGCACGCCAAAGAATATTGGGTGAATGATAATCACGCATGACAAAGGTGTCTTCTCCTTGGGCGAGGCTATCGAGATAAGGCTGCCAGCAGGTAAAAAAAGCTTTACGTTGTTGTTGATCTAGAGTTTTTCGCGTTTTAAAGGGCAAGTACCAGTCCAGCAATAAAGAGAGTTCTGTTTTTAGTGTTTGGCAATCATAGGAGGGAATTTGAAGCAAAAATGTCGCAAATTGCTTTACTGAAGGCCACGACTTTTGGTGGAAGGCAGCCAGCAATTTACTACAGGCAATGTAACGCTCTTCTAGAGGATCGCCGGTTTGATCTAAAAGTCCTTCACGTCCGAAATCCTCTAGAATTAAAAGACCTTTTTCAAAATCTTCTACAAAAATGCGAGGAGCAGAAAATCCATTGTCTAAAATGAGCTGGTTAATCCCTACAAATTGACGGATATCTTTTGCAAGATGTGCCATTGTTACGTAAGAGGAATCTTCATTTTGTGCCATTTGCATGATTGGTGCATTCATGAGAACTTCTTGATGATGTCCATGATCAAGAAGTTCATAAGTTCGGGCTGAGGCATCACAAGCCAAAAAACGACGATGAACATGACCGCGTCTATGGATTGTTAAAAATCTGCGAATTGCAAAAGACCGCTGTAGACGCTCAAGAGCGTGTTCTGCTGATGTAAGAGTCACATGACGCCCATAATCTTCGTATTGGAAAGTGAGGGCAAAAGTAACCGGTCCTAAAAGTTCTGCACTTTTTTCTGGCCATTCAACGAGTAAAATACTTTGCTCACGTGCTTCATGAAGTCCTAATTCATCGATTTCTTCTGCTATAGAAAGGCGATAAAGGTCAACATGAATAATTTCAAATTGTGGAAGTTGATAGCTTTGAGCAAGAGTGAAAGTAGGACTTGGGACGTCCAGAGTAGTGTCGTTAGCAAGTGTGCGAATGATTGTACGTGCGAGGGTTGATTTTCCTGTGCCAAGATCGCCTTGAAGTGTTACAAGATCGCCCGGCTTTAAAGCGAGGGCTAAATCTTGCGCAAAAAGCTTGGTTGCTTTTTCATTTTCAAGAGAAAAACTAAAGTTCATTAAGATTTCCATAAAAGTGGTTGAGAAAAAGTTTTTATCATAATAAATAAAGGGCCAGATTAAAAAACTTTATCTCATTTGGGAATTGGAAAAAAACATTGAACCGTTGTTCCTTGTCCAGCACCAGTAAGAATTTCAACATGTCCATTGTGGAGTTCAACAAAGCTTTTGACAAGGGAGAGACCAAGACCTGCTCCTGCACGCCCCCCATGATGTGAATGGGAAGAAAAACGTTTGAAAATTCGATCAAGGATGTCTTTTGGAATATCAGATCCCTCATTGTGGACACTGAAGACGATATTATTATCTTGTTCTTCAGCACAAAATTCAATCGTACTTGCTTCCGTTGCAAAATTAATGGCATTGCTGAGGATATTCACAAAGATTTGATGCAAACGGGTTGCATCCGCAGAAATAAAATTCAAGGAAGGAGAAATTTGTTGTAAAAGCGTGATATGACGTCCGTTAAGACGCTCTTCCACGCGCGCTACGGCTTGCACCATAGCATCAGCAATATTAACTGATTTTATGTTAAGCTCCATTATGCCTGCATCAAGGGTTGCAAGATCAAGAATATCATTAACAATATTCAAAAGAGTGCTTGATTCTGAGTGAATATGGCCAAGATATTCCTTTTGGCGTTCATTGATAGAGCCAAAAATTTGATCGCGTAAAATATCGGAAAATCCAATAATATTGGTAAGAGGCGTACGCAATTCATAGGAAACATGTTGGACAAATTCATTGCGCAAACGATCAGCGCTTTCTAAGGTTTCATTTTTCTCTTGAAGAGCACGTGCGACATAAATAGTATCTGTCACATTTACGAAAGTGAGCATCGTCTCTCCATTGGGAAGGGGGACCAATGTATAATCAATGATCATGCCATTTTTGAGGTCCATACGACCTGAATATGTATCACGTTTTTCAGCAAAACCAGTAATGAATTTAGTAAACCAATCCCATTCTTTCCCCACAGTGAGGGGCGAACAATAACTTTGTAATTGCGTAATATGGGTGCCTTCCACCAATAAATTATAGGGTAGCGACCATAATTTCGATAACGCAGGATTGGATAAACGAAGGCGTCCGTCAGTGGCAAAAACCACCACTCCTTCTGAAAGCTTATCAAGTGTTTCGCCCTGTATTTTAATGAGTGTATTATAGCGTCGTTCAAGGTCAATTTTTTCTGTGAGATTTTCGTAAAGCCAAGTGACACCTCCTTGTGGATGAGGGCTAGAAATAACACGCACTGTGCGCCCATCTGGCAGATTCCAAATTTGTTGATTTGATTCTGTTTGCCGGTAGGCTTTAAAAAGTTCTTCTTTCCATGTGCGCCAATCAGGATTTTCACCAATAAGCCCTTTTTCACGCAAGCGTTCAAGGAGCAATGTATGACTTGGTTCACTTTCTAGAAAAGAGTTCTCCAACGGCCATAAAATTTTAAACGCATGGTTGCAGAATTTTAATTTTTGGTTGGTATCAAAAATAGCTACAGCAGTTGAGATTTGATCAAGTGTTTCACAATGGCTTTGAAGGACACGTCTTAATTCATTGGAAAGATTTTCATATGCACTGTCATCACGTGCAAAGGCTGCCATCCCTTCAGTGGTTGTAATCCGTGTGAGATGAAAACGATACCGTTCTCCACCGATGACCGTATGAACGTGCTCTTGAAAGATTGTTTCTGTTTCATCTGTTTGACGTTGTGTTGTTTCATTGAAAAGATCAACTACTTTATTACTGTCTTCCCGAAAACCTGTCATTTCTCTAAAGGCGCGATTGATAAAACAAACTTTTCCTTCACAATCTTGTATCCATACTGGTTCTTGAATAAGATCAAGGAGGTTGCGCTGCATTCTTAATTCTGTAAGAATTCGGGTGATATCTTTCTGTAAACGAGCATTTTCGCTCTGCTGTGTTGAGGTATCTTGAAAGCGTGCAATGGCTACTGTTCCTGCGATGACTCCTGTAACTTGTAACAACATATTATTCTTTGTGGTGATAGAGAGCTCAAAAGGGTGAGATTTGCAACGTAATTGCGTTAATGCGTGGTCAAGTTCCAGCAGAGAAGGTTCTTCAAGCCAGAGTTCAAAACACTGAAAATTTTGTTGAGGAATTCCTGTTTTTTGCAACGCTGGAATATTGCCAATCACATGAGGTAAAGCCGTGGGGGTCTCCCAAATAAGAAGATACTGGCCGGTTTCTTCCAGGAGCCATTCGTAATACTTAAGTTTTTCAGAAAAATCTGCTTGAATTGTTTTCAAAAGCTTCTGTGAAGCTTTTTTTGCATGCATAATAACTGCCATGCAAATGAGAAGTGAAGCACAAGAAACTCCTCCACAGAGTGCTAAAAGAAGCCATGGACCATTGGTGAAATAAGATGGTAAATGATCTTCCAATGATTGAGCAGTAGCGCATGTCGGAAAAAAAAAGAAAAGAAGGCAAAAAATATCGATAAAGATTTGGGTCATTTTTTGAGCTTTTTCTTTGGGGTCGTAGTCACCAAAGCTGAGCACGATGCATTTTCCTTTTTTCTTTTAACACAAGGAAAAGTCTTAGTAACGGTAATGATTTGGTTTATAGGGTCCTTGTGGTGTGACACCAATATAAACCGCTTGTTCTTCTGATAAAACGCTTAATTTTATTCCTAGCCGATCAAGGTGAAGGCGTGCAACTTTTTCATCAAGACGTTTGGGCAAAACAGTTACTTCATTTTTGTAATGTTCTGCACGGGTAAAGAGTTCAATTTGCGCTAAGACTTGATTGGTAAAAGAAGCTGACATGACAAAAGAAGGGTGACCTGTCGCATTACCCAGGTTTAGCAAACGCCCCTCAGAAAGCAAAATTATACGTTTTCCATCGGGAAAGGTAACTATATCGACTTGTGGTTTAATATTTGTCCATGGCAAGTTTCTAAGGGCTGATACTTGGATTTCATTATCAAAGTGGCCAATGTTTCCAAGAATACACATATCTTTGACTTGTTGCATATGGTCTAAGCGGACAACATCTTTATTGCCAGTTGTTGTGATGATAATATCAGCACTAGAGGCTGCGTCATCTAAAGTAACGACTTCGTAACCGTCCATTGCCGCTTGAAGAGCACAAATTGGGTCGATTTCTGTTATTTTGACACGTGCTCCTGCACCTGACAAAGACGCTGCTGAACCTTTACCCACATCGCCATAACCACAGACGATAGCCGTTTTTCCAGCTATCATCACGTCTGTCCCACGTCGGATACCATCTACCAATGATTCTTTACAGCCATATTTATTATCAAATTTTGATTTAGTGACACTATCATTGACATTAATGGCAGGAAAAGGCAAAAGCCCTTCCTTTTGTAATTGATAAAGACGGAGTACACCTGTTGTAGTTTCTTCACTGACACCTTTAATTGCTGTACGTTGGCGTGTAAAAAATCCTGGTGTAATCTTCATACGCTTTTGGATCTGTTTGAAGAAAAATTCCTCTTCTTTTGTTTTGGGATAAGATAGAATATCCTTATTTATTTCCGCACGGCTTCCCGTTAAAATATAGTTTGTGGCATCAGCTCCATCATCTAAGATAAGATTGGAAGGATTGCCATCAGGCCATTGGAAAATGGCATCTATATAAGCCCAATATTCTTCAAGTGTTTCACCCTTAACCCCGAAAACAGCAGTTCCAGTGGCTGCAATAGCTGCTGCTGCGTGGTCTTGCGTGGAAAAAATATTACTAGAACTCCACCGGACATCGGCACCAATTGCTTTTAGTGTTTCAATTAAAACAGCTGTTTGAATGGTAATATGCAACGAACCAGAAATCCGTGCTCCGCACAACGGTTGACTGAAAGAAAATTCTTCACGACAAGCCATCAAACCGGGCATTTCTGTTTCAGCGATATCGATTTCTTTACGACCATAAGCAGCAAGTGCGATATCTTTGACAACATAATCTTGAGCTGCCATTCTTTATTCCTTCAAAATAAGTTTTTCCAAGACGGTAGGAGAAATTAAAAAAAAATGCAAGCCAATAGGAAGATTCCTTTCTGTGAAAAAATCTTTATTCAGTCTCCGTAAATTTTTGCAACAGACATACATTTATAGAATGAGTTATGATGTTCTTGACAGGGGACAAAGAATCTATTGAAAACTTACCCTTTCGTTTTGTTGAAGGCATTCATGTTATTTTAAAAATGGGAGTCAAGGACGAGAGCTTCCTTTCCTTTGCCCTCGGGCAAATGAGGTATCATCCATGCATCCATGGGCAAGTAGCATAGCATCTATAAATGTTATAATTATTTGGTGTCAGTAAGGGAGCTACATCAGGTTTTAGCAGAGCTTATCAGGAACTATAGATTATGGTGATCTGTAAGGATTTATGCTATCTTTTGCACGAAGGGGAACGGGTGAGGAAGCAAAACTGCCCTCCTATTCTTCTCTCTTCTTTAAATAAAAAACCACTCCATAACAATAATGGACATTTTTACAAAGAACGCTGTTTTATCGAATGCTTCTTCAATGGATTCAAATGTTTCAGATGTATCTCTTTGTGGATAAAAAGCATCTTCTTTTATGGAATTTCTAGTCTCTGCTTCAATCGTTTTCTGGTTTAAAGAATGAAGTGCATACAGCTTAAACCGGTGAGAAAATCTACGCTAGGCTTGTAAATTTTTGGAAAATTGACCCTGTGGACGAAATCGCCATAGATAACTTGGCAAGAGTGCCATCATTGCTCTGGGGGTAATTCCTGCCCCTTCTAAAGTATATCCATTTTCGATAGCTTCTTGAGAAACAATATTATCTACTTGCAGGAAGCGTATTTGAGCGGCTGTTATCAGTGTGGGTATGAAAGGCAATTTACCGATAGTTCCCAAAAGACCTCCAATAAACAACCCAGCAGAAAGAGGCATGGATAGAATTGTTTTTTTACGGTGAATGATTTTTAATATATTTTCAAGAGCATTTTGAAATGTGATAATCTGTGGTCCACCAAGATCATAGCTTTTTCCCCAGACAATCTGTTCTTCTAAAGCACGCACAACAAACTCAGCAATGTCGCTAACATATACGGGTTGCAATTTGTTTTGTCCACCCCCAAAAAGGGGTATGATCGGTAAAAAACATGATAAGTTTGCTAAGGTATTAAAGAAGCAATCCTCTGGCCCAAAGATAACGGATGGGCGCATAATAATTGCTTGAGGATGTTTGTTATGAACGATTTTCTCACTCATAGATTTGACGCGTGCATATAGAAAAGGAGCATTCTGGTTAGCTACAAGTGTTGACATATAAATGAGAGGGATATCAGCTTCTGCTGTTAATTCGGAAACGTTTTGTGTACCTTCAATTTGTGTCTTTTGAAAGTCCGATTGACTTGCTTGTGTTAAGCTACCAGGAAGAAACACTGCACCATGTGCACCAAGCAATGCGCGTGCAACAGAGGCACGATGCTTGATATCAGTTTTGAGCATTTGGGTTTGTCCCACTTCTCCTATTTGTAGCATGTAATAAGCTTTTTGTGGAGAGCGAACAGCGATACGAACGCGATAACCCCGCTTGGTTAAAGTTTCAACGACATGTCGTCCTACGAAACCAGATCCACCGAAAACAGTAATAAGTTTAGGACGTTGATAAAGTGCGCAATCAAGTTGCATGATCAAAAGGTCTATCTTTTAAAACTCTATGAATAATCGATTTCTAACATGGCGGTGTTTTATTGTCACGTAAAATATCACCCGCAAGGTAAAGAGAACCACCTATGAGGACGATTGCTTCTCTATACTCTGTGTTAATTCTCTGTAAGGCCTCTTGAAGATGTGCTTGTGGGTTGGCAAGAAGCCCTACTTTTCTCGCTGATTCAGCTAAAATCGTTGGACAAAGACTTGCGTTGTTGTCGATCAACGGAATCGTATAAACTTTATCGACAAGGTTTGCTAAAGGGCGAAAATAGCCGACAGTATCTTTGGTATTGAGCATACTGGCAATCATAATAATAGGACGGGTTGATTTTTTTTTCCATTGAATAAGTTCTGCCGCAACAACTTTTCCAGCAGCGGGATTGTGACCGCCATCTAACCATAAATCAATACCAGGAGACATTTGATCAACTAAATTTCCATGGGTAAGATGTTGCATCCGTGCTGGCCAGTAAATATTTTGCAAAGCATGACTAATTACTTGTTCTGAAAGTCGAAAACCTGCTTGATAAATTGCTTCAAGAGAAGCTCCAGCATTGGCAATTTGATGCATTCCAATCAGATTAGGAAGTGGAAGATTTATGAGACCTTGATTGTTTTGAAAGACCATATGTCCATGTTCTGTATAGCTTTGATAATCTTGCTCAAATAAGGAATAAGGTGCTTTGTTTTTA
This genomic window from Bartonella quintana contains:
- a CDS encoding complex I NDUFA9 subunit family protein, encoding MQLDCALYQRPKLITVFGGSGFVGRHVVETLTKRGYRVRIAVRSPQKAYYMLQIGEVGQTQMLKTDIKHRASVARALLGAHGAVFLPGSLTQASQSDFQKTQIEGTQNVSELTAEADIPLIYMSTLVANQNAPFLYARVKSMSEKIVHNKHPQAIIMRPSVIFGPEDCFFNTLANLSCFLPIIPLFGGGQNKLQPVYVSDIAEFVVRALEEQIVWGKSYDLGGPQIITFQNALENILKIIHRKKTILSMPLSAGLFIGGLLGTIGKLPFIPTLITAAQIRFLQVDNIVSQEAIENGYTLEGAGITPRAMMALLPSYLWRFRPQGQFSKNLQA
- the tsaE gene encoding tRNA (adenosine(37)-N6)-threonylcarbamoyltransferase complex ATPase subunit type 1 TsaE, with the protein product MNFSFSLENEKATKLFAQDLALALKPGDLVTLQGDLGTGKSTLARTIIRTLANDTTLDVPSPTFTLAQSYQLPQFEIIHVDLYRLSIAEEIDELGLHEAREQSILLVEWPEKSAELLGPVTFALTFQYEDYGRHVTLTSAEHALERLQRSFAIRRFLTIHRRGHVHRRFLACDASARTYELLDHGHHQEVLMNAPIMQMAQNEDSSYVTMAHLAKDIRQFVGINQLILDNGFSAPRIFVEDFEKGLLILEDFGREGLLDQTGDPLEERYIACSKLLAAFHQKSWPSVKQFATFLLQIPSYDCQTLKTELSLLLDWYLPFKTRKTLDQQQRKAFFTCWQPYLDSLAQGEDTFVMRDYHSPNILWRAHKEGTDRIGLLDFQDGLKGPTAYDLVSLAQDARLFISPTLEAKILDAYCIARHQASRPFDEDKFRKLYAFAGAQRASKILGIFVCFQQRDGKSSYLKHLPDVQDYLARNLSHPILAPLQSFYQDIGLLSKAQETP
- the ahcY gene encoding adenosylhomocysteinase codes for the protein MAAQDYVVKDIALAAYGRKEIDIAETEMPGLMACREEFSFSQPLCGARISGSLHITIQTAVLIETLKAIGADVRWSSSNIFSTQDHAAAAIAATGTAVFGVKGETLEEYWAYIDAIFQWPDGNPSNLILDDGADATNYILTGSRAEINKDILSYPKTKEEEFFFKQIQKRMKITPGFFTRQRTAIKGVSEETTTGVLRLYQLQKEGLLPFPAINVNDSVTKSKFDNKYGCKESLVDGIRRGTDVMIAGKTAIVCGYGDVGKGSAASLSGAGARVKITEIDPICALQAAMDGYEVVTLDDAASSADIIITTTGNKDVVRLDHMQQVKDMCILGNIGHFDNEIQVSALRNLPWTNIKPQVDIVTFPDGKRIILLSEGRLLNLGNATGHPSFVMSASFTNQVLAQIELFTRAEHYKNEVTVLPKRLDEKVARLHLDRLGIKLSVLSEEQAVYIGVTPQGPYKPNHYRY
- a CDS encoding bifunctional folylpolyglutamate synthase/dihydrofolate synthase translates to MKKNQVQRIVDDLLKNYPKKFDLSLERILRLLKSLGSPHLKLAPIIHIAGTNGKGSASAICRALLESAGYRVHVYSSPHLVNWNERCRLGQTGSGQLVTEELLAETIHQVVKANDQKPITVFEILTTAAFILFSTHPADCVILEVGLGGHFDATNVINKPAVSLIMPIDYDHETFLGKTIAQIAFQKGGIIKPQVPVVIGKQEHDETLSVLTTLADKNKAPYSLFEQDYQSYTEHGHMVFQNNQGLINLPLPNLIGMHQIANAGASLEAIYQAGFRLSEQVISHALQNIYWPARMQHLTHGNLVDQMSPGIDLWLDGGHNPAAGKVVAAELIQWKKKSTRPIIMIASMLNTKDTVGYFRPLANLVDKVYTIPLIDNNASLCPTILAESARKVGLLANPQAHLQEALQRINTEYREAIVLIGGSLYLAGDILRDNKTPPC
- a CDS encoding PAS domain-containing sensor histidine kinase; translated protein: MLSFGDYDPKEKAQKMTQIFIDIFCLLFFFFPTCATAQSLEDHLPSYFTNGPWLLLALCGGVSCASLLICMAVIMHAKKASQKLLKTIQADFSEKLKYYEWLLEETGQYLLIWETPTALPHVIGNIPALQKTGIPQQNFQCFELWLEEPSLLELDHALTQLRCKSHPFELSITTKNNMLLQVTGVIAGTVAIARFQDTSTQQSENARLQKDITRILTELRMQRNLLDLIQEPVWIQDCEGKVCFINRAFREMTGFREDSNKVVDLFNETTQRQTDETETIFQEHVHTVIGGERYRFHLTRITTTEGMAAFARDDSAYENLSNELRRVLQSHCETLDQISTAVAIFDTNQKLKFCNHAFKILWPLENSFLESEPSHTLLLERLREKGLIGENPDWRTWKEELFKAYRQTESNQQIWNLPDGRTVRVISSPHPQGGVTWLYENLTEKIDLERRYNTLIKIQGETLDKLSEGVVVFATDGRLRLSNPALSKLWSLPYNLLVEGTHITQLQSYCSPLTVGKEWDWFTKFITGFAEKRDTYSGRMDLKNGMIIDYTLVPLPNGETMLTFVNVTDTIYVARALQEKNETLESADRLRNEFVQHVSYELRTPLTNIIGFSDILRDQIFGSINERQKEYLGHIHSESSTLLNIVNDILDLATLDAGIMELNIKSVNIADAMVQAVARVEERLNGRHITLLQQISPSLNFISADATRLHQIFVNILSNAINFATEASTIEFCAEEQDNNIVFSVHNEGSDIPKDILDRIFKRFSSHSHHGGRAGAGLGLSLVKSFVELHNGHVEILTGAGQGTTVQCFFPIPK